The Amycolatopsis mongoliensis genome includes a window with the following:
- a CDS encoding KOW domain-containing RNA-binding protein — protein MTFAHRTRDPGPARVGGFPAGTHVRVHSGQFDGRTGIVVDCTPDLRPGSVWVEFTPGHARLVPGYRLEVDEMSDN, from the coding sequence ATGACTTTCGCTCATCGCACCCGCGACCCCGGGCCGGCTCGCGTGGGTGGATTCCCCGCCGGAACGCACGTTCGCGTGCACAGCGGTCAGTTCGACGGACGGACCGGGATCGTCGTGGACTGCACTCCTGATCTCCGGCCCGGCTCGGTGTGGGTCGAATTCACGCCCGGGCATGCCCGGCTGGTGCCCGGGTACCGGCTCGAGGTCGACGAAATGTCGGACAACTGA
- a CDS encoding universal stress protein, with protein sequence MTAIDPRITVGVDGSAGSAAAVTWAAKIASARHLELRIVHGLQVAGYYYGGGLSGVGTGVLLEAVWADGERALADARALAASIGPNLVITTEALTDSPVPALIDESRHARMLVVGRTGTGGFAEALLGGTAATVATHAHCPVAVVRGRAGAAEVPEAGPVVVGVDGSPNSEQALAIAFEEASLRGVPLVAVHAWIDASYAETYGSARILTPSETLEEEENRLFSQRLAGWQEKFPDVEIRPELVRDRPRHALLEASRAAQLVVVGSHGRGGFTGMLLGSTSRALVEHADCPVLVVRPERKD encoded by the coding sequence ATGACCGCCATCGACCCGAGGATCACCGTGGGCGTGGACGGCTCGGCGGGTTCGGCCGCCGCCGTCACGTGGGCCGCGAAGATCGCCTCCGCGCGGCACCTGGAGCTGCGGATCGTGCACGGACTCCAGGTGGCCGGTTATTACTACGGCGGCGGTCTTTCCGGCGTCGGCACCGGTGTGCTGCTCGAAGCCGTCTGGGCCGACGGCGAACGGGCCCTCGCCGATGCCCGCGCCCTGGCCGCGTCGATCGGCCCGAACCTGGTCATCACCACCGAGGCGCTCACCGATTCGCCGGTGCCGGCGCTGATCGACGAGTCCCGGCACGCCCGGATGCTCGTCGTGGGCCGGACCGGCACCGGCGGATTCGCCGAAGCACTGCTCGGCGGTACCGCGGCCACGGTCGCGACCCACGCGCACTGCCCGGTCGCGGTGGTCCGCGGCCGGGCCGGGGCCGCGGAGGTCCCCGAGGCGGGACCGGTCGTCGTGGGTGTCGACGGGAGCCCGAACAGTGAGCAGGCGCTGGCCATCGCGTTCGAGGAGGCCTCGCTGCGCGGCGTGCCGCTGGTCGCGGTCCACGCCTGGATCGACGCCAGCTACGCCGAGACCTACGGCAGCGCCCGGATCCTGACCCCGTCCGAGACGCTCGAGGAGGAAGAAAACCGGCTGTTCTCGCAGCGGTTGGCGGGGTGGCAGGAGAAGTTCCCCGACGTGGAGATCCGCCCGGAGCTGGTCCGGGACCGCCCGCGTCACGCGTTGCTCGAGGCGAGCCGCGCAGCCCAGCTGGTCGTCGTCGGCAGCCACGGTCGCGGCGGGTTCACCGGGATGCTGCTCGGCTCGACCAGCCGGGCGCTGGTCGAGCACGCCGACTGCCCCGTGCTCGTGGTCCGCCCCGAGCGGAAGGACTGA
- a CDS encoding CBS domain-containing protein, producing the protein MRARDLMTAPVITVHPWTSAKEAAELLSMHGFTALPVVDDDDRLAGIVTEADLIRGRLPAGPRSTREAVAGKTVGDLMSSPVIAMGTGTDVAELCQTLVQARIRAMPIVVRSAVVGIVTRGDLVRMLARDDLDIARDVKQRLEIYGGSGRWNVDVRDGCAHITDEFDDDTDRHVARLLALAVPGVVAADTAYAGEEQAR; encoded by the coding sequence ATGCGCGCACGCGACCTGATGACCGCGCCGGTGATCACCGTGCACCCGTGGACGTCCGCCAAGGAGGCGGCCGAGCTGCTGTCGATGCACGGTTTCACCGCACTGCCGGTGGTGGACGACGACGACCGGCTGGCCGGCATCGTCACCGAGGCCGACCTGATCCGCGGTCGCCTGCCGGCCGGCCCGCGCTCCACCCGCGAAGCCGTCGCCGGCAAGACGGTCGGCGACCTGATGTCGAGTCCGGTCATCGCGATGGGCACCGGCACCGATGTCGCCGAGCTGTGCCAGACGCTGGTGCAGGCCCGGATCCGGGCGATGCCGATCGTCGTCCGGTCGGCCGTCGTCGGCATCGTGACCCGGGGCGACCTCGTGCGGATGCTCGCGCGGGACGACCTCGACATCGCCCGCGACGTCAAGCAGCGCTTGGAGATCTACGGCGGCAGCGGCCGCTGGAACGTCGACGTCCGCGACGGCTGCGCACACATCACCGACGAGTTCGACGACGACACCGACCGGCACGTCGCCCGGCTGCTGGCACTGGCCGTGCCCGGCGTCGTCGCCGCCGACACCGCGTACGCGGGTGAGGAGCAGGCACGATGA
- a CDS encoding DoxX family protein has product MSIRPDEKKTSTTQVPVQRTTEPAPVPDLVAEPTAAGKTLAVLRVVTGFVFLWAFLDKLFGLGYATPSKGAWISGGSPTKGFLSGVHVGPFESMFHSWAGTWWADWLFMLGLGAIGIAVIAGVGLRLSAAAGSLMMLMMWAAEWPFAQSMSTGEATHSTNPIIDYHIIYALILIVLAAASAGHTWGLGRRWADLVGDRKWLR; this is encoded by the coding sequence ATGTCCATCCGACCGGATGAGAAGAAGACCAGCACGACCCAGGTTCCGGTCCAGCGGACCACTGAACCGGCCCCGGTGCCCGACCTCGTCGCCGAGCCCACGGCCGCCGGGAAGACCCTGGCCGTCCTGCGGGTCGTCACCGGGTTCGTGTTCCTGTGGGCGTTCCTGGACAAGCTGTTCGGCCTGGGCTACGCGACCCCGTCGAAGGGCGCCTGGATCAGCGGCGGCTCGCCGACCAAGGGCTTCCTGAGCGGCGTGCACGTCGGCCCGTTCGAGTCGATGTTCCACTCCTGGGCGGGCACCTGGTGGGCCGACTGGCTGTTCATGCTCGGCCTGGGCGCCATCGGCATCGCCGTGATCGCCGGAGTCGGGCTGCGGCTGAGCGCCGCCGCCGGCTCGCTGATGATGCTCATGATGTGGGCCGCCGAATGGCCGTTCGCGCAGAGCATGAGCACCGGCGAAGCGACGCACTCCACCAACCCGATCATCGACTACCACATCATCTACGCCCTGATCCTCATCGTGCTCGCCGCCGCGTCGGCCGGGCACACCTGGGGACTCGGCCGCCGCTGGGCCGACCTCGTCGGCGACCGCAAGTGGCTGCGCTGA
- a CDS encoding Acg family FMN-binding oxidoreductase, translated as MTSAITPIGLLDSDQVRSVIGAATLAPSTHNTQPWRFRCTPVGLELHADPDRALPVVDADQRELLLSCGAALFNLRTAVHALGAHPATTLLPRRDVPNLLAVVRPFAVRSPDPRLVELAHAIPRRHTNRTPFQKAVVPASVVTQLRHAAEVEQAWLPRLDAVQLERLRELVNKSHHAQLADPAFVAEWRYWTGRGRDSRDGVPDYAAGAMPADDGGWILRDFGTRTSARRGRIDESDPLVVVIGSFGDTRLDQLRAGQAMQRVLLTATAAGLDASFISQPVEVPSVRDELRELLGGGLWPQIVLRLGRGRPVAWTPRRSLADVLLEPDRHGA; from the coding sequence ATGACGTCAGCCATCACACCGATCGGCCTGCTGGACTCCGACCAGGTGAGGTCCGTGATCGGTGCCGCCACGCTGGCCCCGTCGACGCACAACACGCAGCCCTGGCGGTTCCGGTGCACCCCCGTGGGCCTCGAGCTGCACGCCGATCCGGACCGCGCGCTCCCGGTCGTCGACGCCGACCAGCGGGAGCTGCTGCTCTCCTGCGGGGCGGCGCTGTTCAACCTCCGCACCGCGGTCCACGCGCTGGGCGCCCATCCGGCCACGACCCTGCTTCCCCGCCGTGACGTGCCGAACCTGCTGGCCGTCGTCCGGCCGTTCGCCGTCCGCAGTCCCGATCCCCGCCTGGTCGAGCTGGCCCACGCGATCCCGCGCCGCCACACGAACCGCACCCCGTTCCAGAAGGCCGTCGTCCCCGCGTCCGTGGTCACCCAGCTGCGCCACGCCGCCGAGGTCGAGCAGGCGTGGCTGCCCCGGCTGGACGCGGTCCAGCTGGAACGACTGCGTGAACTGGTCAACAAGAGCCACCACGCCCAGCTGGCCGATCCGGCGTTCGTCGCCGAGTGGCGGTACTGGACCGGCCGCGGCCGGGACAGCCGCGACGGCGTCCCCGACTACGCGGCCGGAGCGATGCCCGCCGACGACGGCGGCTGGATCCTCCGCGACTTCGGGACCCGGACCTCTGCCCGGCGCGGCCGCATCGACGAATCCGACCCGCTGGTCGTGGTCATCGGCTCCTTCGGCGACACCCGGCTCGACCAGCTCCGGGCGGGTCAGGCCATGCAGCGCGTCCTGCTGACCGCCACCGCCGCCGGGCTCGACGCGTCGTTCATCTCCCAGCCGGTCGAGGTCCCGAGCGTCCGAGACGAGCTGCGCGAGCTGCTCGGCGGCGGACTGTGGCCGCAGATCGTCCTGCGGCTGGGCCGGGGCCGGCCGGTGGCGTGGACACCTCGGCGGTCACTGGCCGATGTCCTGCTGGAGCCCGACCGGCACGGCGCCTAG
- a CDS encoding MFS transporter codes for MTSTQDHPVTTGRRALMLSLATAGFAVNFWAWALLSPLGPLFKDSLKLTAFQQALLVAVPVVVGSLGRIPVGALTDRFGGRVMFPVISALTILPVVFLGFAGHSSLTALLVGGFFLGLGGTSFAVGVPFVNAWFPPERRGLAIGIFGAGMGGTAISALTTVPLVKAGTIATPFVLTGAVLALYAILAAVVLRDAPGRTVPTEPLARRLRDTLRLPVTWQASALYAIAFGGYVAFSVYLPAYLKSGYGLAQADAANRMAGFVLFAVVMRPVGGWLSDRFGPVRVLGGVFGVVTAGAVVQAFTPGLMPLGTVAFLAMAAALGAGSGAVFALVALLAPANKVGSVTGIVGAAGGLGGFVPPLVMGALYGELGSYALGLAALALVAAAALGFTTTVARRSLHQHHRA; via the coding sequence ATGACTTCGACACAGGACCACCCGGTCACCACCGGGCGGCGGGCGCTGATGCTGAGCCTGGCCACCGCCGGGTTCGCGGTCAACTTCTGGGCCTGGGCCCTGCTGAGCCCGCTCGGCCCGCTGTTCAAGGACTCCCTGAAGCTGACGGCGTTCCAGCAGGCGCTCCTCGTCGCCGTGCCCGTCGTGGTCGGCTCACTGGGACGCATCCCGGTCGGTGCGCTGACCGACCGGTTCGGCGGGCGGGTGATGTTCCCCGTGATCTCGGCGCTGACCATCCTGCCCGTGGTGTTCCTGGGCTTCGCCGGTCATTCCTCCCTGACCGCACTCCTGGTCGGGGGTTTCTTCCTCGGCCTCGGCGGCACGTCGTTCGCGGTCGGCGTCCCGTTCGTCAACGCCTGGTTCCCGCCCGAGCGGCGCGGCCTGGCGATCGGGATCTTCGGTGCCGGCATGGGCGGCACCGCGATCAGCGCGCTGACCACCGTGCCGCTGGTGAAGGCGGGCACGATCGCGACCCCGTTCGTCCTCACCGGAGCGGTCTTGGCGCTGTACGCGATCCTCGCGGCCGTGGTGCTGCGGGACGCCCCCGGTCGCACGGTGCCGACCGAGCCGCTGGCGCGTCGCCTGCGGGACACCCTCCGGCTCCCGGTGACGTGGCAGGCGTCGGCGCTCTACGCGATCGCGTTCGGCGGCTACGTCGCGTTCTCGGTCTACCTGCCCGCCTACCTCAAGAGCGGCTACGGGCTCGCCCAGGCCGACGCGGCCAACCGCATGGCCGGCTTCGTGCTCTTCGCCGTGGTGATGCGCCCGGTCGGCGGCTGGCTGTCGGACCGCTTCGGACCGGTGCGGGTGCTGGGCGGCGTCTTCGGGGTGGTCACCGCCGGCGCCGTCGTGCAGGCGTTCACCCCCGGCCTGATGCCCCTGGGCACGGTCGCGTTCCTGGCCATGGCGGCGGCGCTCGGCGCCGGGAGCGGCGCGGTGTTCGCGCTCGTCGCGCTGCTGGCCCCGGCGAACAAGGTCGGCTCGGTCACCGGCATCGTCGGCGCCGCGGGCGGCCTGGGCGGCTTCGTCCCACCACTGGTGATGGGTGCGCTCTACGGCGAATTGGGCTCGTACGCCCTCGGCCTCGCCGCACTGGCCCTGGTCGCCGCGGCCGCCCTCGGGTTCACCACGACCGTGGCCCGGCGTTCGCTGCACCAGCACCACCGTGCGTGA
- a CDS encoding CBS domain-containing protein, protein MREPGPSVGDVVVRLPKTLPVDTSVAQARGCFADDHVQLLLLVESGRLLGTLVRDDLAEAAGGPALAHSHMAGRTIPADVSATDARRLMLSRGQRRLAVVDDDGVLLGLLCLKRRLTGFCGDADVAARAAGRGT, encoded by the coding sequence GTGCGTGAGCCCGGGCCGAGCGTCGGCGACGTGGTGGTGCGGCTGCCCAAGACACTGCCGGTCGACACCTCCGTCGCCCAAGCCCGGGGCTGCTTCGCCGACGACCACGTCCAGCTGCTCCTGCTCGTCGAATCCGGGCGCCTGCTGGGCACCCTGGTGCGCGACGACCTGGCCGAGGCGGCCGGCGGCCCGGCCCTGGCCCACTCGCACATGGCCGGCCGGACGATTCCCGCGGACGTGTCCGCCACGGACGCGCGCCGGCTCATGCTGAGCAGGGGACAGCGGCGTCTCGCCGTGGTCGACGACGACGGCGTCCTGCTGGGTCTGTTGTGCTTGAAGCGCCGGCTCACCGGGTTCTGCGGCGACGCGGACGTCGCCGCGCGGGCCGCGGGCCGCGGCACGTGA
- the narI gene encoding respiratory nitrate reductase subunit gamma, translating to MSTFVWIVVPYACLAVFVGGHVWRWRRDQFGWTTHTSQLLESRILRWGSPLFHLGAFGVIGGHAMGLLVPASLTAKLGIPEGLYHATAVWGGTLTGVMLVAGLTLLIARRFVKGRVRRTTTTMDRVLYGALTAMVLLGMTATVGTNLLGEGYDYRETIAVWFRSVFWLSPQSHLMTEAPLVYQLHAIGGFLFLALWPFTRLVHVWSAPLAYLWRPYVVYRARRGAPIAPAPAPAVVRDRAVAEGRNGA from the coding sequence GTGAGCACGTTCGTCTGGATCGTCGTCCCCTACGCCTGCCTGGCGGTGTTCGTGGGCGGTCACGTGTGGCGGTGGCGCCGTGACCAGTTCGGCTGGACCACCCACACCAGCCAGCTGCTGGAGAGCCGCATCCTGCGCTGGGGCTCGCCGCTGTTCCACCTCGGCGCCTTCGGCGTCATCGGCGGCCACGCCATGGGCCTGCTGGTCCCGGCGTCGCTGACGGCGAAGCTCGGCATCCCGGAGGGTCTTTACCACGCCACCGCGGTGTGGGGCGGCACGCTCACCGGCGTCATGCTCGTGGCCGGCCTGACCCTGCTGATCGCCCGCCGCTTCGTCAAGGGCCGCGTCCGCCGCACCACGACCACGATGGACAGGGTGCTGTACGGGGCACTGACCGCGATGGTGCTCCTCGGGATGACCGCCACGGTCGGCACGAACCTGCTGGGCGAGGGCTACGACTACCGCGAGACGATCGCCGTCTGGTTCCGCAGCGTCTTCTGGTTGTCCCCGCAAAGCCACCTCATGACCGAGGCGCCGCTGGTCTACCAGCTGCACGCGATCGGCGGGTTCCTGTTCCTCGCGCTGTGGCCGTTCACGCGCCTGGTCCACGTGTGGTCGGCGCCGCTGGCGTATCTGTGGCGCCCGTACGTGGTCTACCGCGCGCGCCGCGGAGCACCGATCGCGCCGGCCCCCGCGCCCGCTGTCGTGCGCGACCGAGCCGTTGCCGAAGGGCGAAACGGTGCGTGA